A region from the Mustela erminea isolate mMusErm1 chromosome 10, mMusErm1.Pri, whole genome shotgun sequence genome encodes:
- the CCDC27 gene encoding coiled-coil domain-containing protein 27 isoform X4, which yields MLPVGRASPPEKQSTVPNLMEKGLMLLQCMASRDNLVPEWKLRRRQQSLSKSAQAISRFYRKKQGEYKQAPSPEDTSFTAKLNELRKAFLERPGCPQFSTKATSMSHYGSATSAQVAEELCTGSDSWKVTQDPSCSQWASDTKVDGYLLPFSKSACEFNYLRKRSESQTMSPVPSSPVLARSYPKRRLPWYISVIHEKDHCLLSLGEEVKRLSELELRLRKKEEEVLALQEEREALKRQLKCLLKSEGQETFVCRRVRDPVPKPAGRLSILKTFFRDEELLQRWRQCQAESALICRGKDLDNIGGQEEEAAGAEAEAAEDEEGKGPAGRKGAAPKEGGAIASLQRQVDFQEARLQTLSTENESLRKELRERKEQLQAMSNKFSNLREDKKLKEMTGIIEKHNLLLRQQVSELQSQLDKQERAIAEYDAKVSQLQAQVSQNQNHLQRRKWLQEEMLSKNELIQQAEQQARVALESAQSRLERLRNKIIQATFSTSGAKSFATEISDNDILEALQRIISERADYYNQLKQKGVRVPPLQQTEALSSLNKSKKTTSK from the exons ATGTTGCCGGTCGGCAGAGCCAGCCCTCCCGAGAAGCAGAGCACGGTGCCCAACCTGATGGAGAAGGGCCTGATGCTGCTCCAGTGCATGGCCAGCCGGGACAACCTGGTCCCGGAGTGGAAGCTCCGCCGGAGACAGCAGTCCCTCAGCAAGTCGGCTCAGGCCATCAGCCGCTTCTACAGGAAGAAG CAGGGCGAGTACAAGCAAGCCCCCAGCCCCGAGGACACCAGCTTCACGGCCAAACTGAATGAGCTGAGAAAGGCGTTCCTCGAGCGCCCTGGCTGCCCTCAGTTCAGCACCAAGGCCACGTCCATGTCTCATTACG GCTCAGCCACCTCGGCCCAGGTGGCTGAGGAGTTGTGCACGGGCTCTGATTCCTGGAAGGTGACCCAGGACCCGTCCTGCAGCCAGTGGGCCTCGGACACGAAGGTGGACG GGTACCTCCTTCCCTTTAGTAAGAGTGCCTGTGAGTTCAACTACTTGCGGAAGAGGAGCGAATCCCAGACCATGAGCCCGGTGCCCAGCAGCCCTGTCCTGGCGCGGAGTTACCCAAAGAGGCGGCTACCCTGGTACATCTCGGTCATCCACGAGAAG GATCACTGCCTGCTGTCGCTGGGGGAGGAGGTGAAGCGCCTGTCCGAGCTGGAGCTGCGGCTgcggaagaaagaggaggaggtcCTGGCcctccaggaggagagggaggcctTGAAGAGGCAGCTGAAGTGCCTCCTGAAAAGCGAGGGCCAGGAGACATTTGTGTGCCGGCGCGTGAGG GACCCTGTGCCAAAGCCCGCTGGGAGGCTGAGCATCCTGAAGACCTTCTTCAGAGATGAGGAGTTGCTGCAGCGCTGGAGGCAG tgtCAGGCGGAGTCTGCCCTGATCTGCCGAGGCAAGGACCTGGACAACATTGGCGGCCAAGAGGAAGAGGCTGCAGGCGCGGAGGCAGAGGCAGCGGAGGACGAGGAAGGGAAGGGCCCAGCAGGCAGGAAGGGGGCTGCACCCAAGGAGGGGG GGGCCATCGCATCTTTACAACGCCAAGTGGATTTCCAGGAAGCCCGGCTGCAGACGCTGAGCACGGAGAATGAGAGCCTGCGGAAGGAGCTCCGGGAGCGGAAGGAACAGCTACAGGCCATGTCCAACAAG TTCTCCAACCTCAGGGAAGACAAGAAGCTCAAAGAGATGACGGGCATCATCGAGAAGCACAACCTTCTTCTCCGCCAG CAAGTGTCGGAGCTGCAGAGCCAACTGGACAAGCAGGAGCGCGCCATCGCGGAGTACGACGCCAAGGTCAGCCAGCTGCAGGCGCAGGTGAGCCAGAACCAGAACCACCTGCAGAGACGGAAGTGGCTGCAGGAGGAGATGCTGAGCAAGAACGAACTGATCCAGCAGGCCGAGCAGCAGGCGCGCGTGGCCCTGGAGAGCGCCCAGTCCCGG CTTGAGAGACTGAGAAACAAGATCATCCAGGCCACCTTCAGCACCTCCGGGGCCAAGTCTTTTGCTACTGAGATCTCTGACAATGACATTCTAGAAGCTTTGCAG AGGATCATCTCTGAGAGAGCCGACTACTACAATCAGCTCAAACAGAAAGGCGTCAGAGTGCCTCCCCTGCAGCAGACAGAGGCCCTGTCCTCCCTGAACAAGTCCAAGAAGACCACCTCCAAGTAG
- the CCDC27 gene encoding coiled-coil domain-containing protein 27 isoform X2, translated as MLPVGRASPPEKQSTVPNLMEKGLMLLQCMASRDNLVPEWKLRRRQQSLSKSAQAISRFYRKKGEYKQAPSPEDTSFTAKLNELRKAFLERPGCPQFSTKATSMSHYGSATSAQVAEELCTGSDSWKVTQDPSCSQWASDTKVDGYLLPFSKSACEFNYLRKRSESQTMSPVPSSPVLARSYPKRRLPWYISVIHEKDHCLLSLGEEVKRLSELELRLRKKEEEVLALQEEREALKRQLKCLLKSEGQETFVCRRVRDPVPKPAGRLSILKTFFRDEELLQRWRQCQAESALICRGKDLDNIGGQEEEAAGAEAEAAEDEEGKGPAGRKGAAPKEGGEEQEQLEEEEEVVEEEEEEEEEEEEELELELEEKEEEEDQCRRSSRSLEEAFEQELIAQLEGYEQVIQEFQADLEITRTRYSLATGAIASLQRQVDFQEARLQTLSTENESLRKELRERKEQLQAMSNKFSNLREDKKLKEMTGIIEKHNLLLRQQVSELQSQLDKQERAIAEYDAKVSQLQAQVSQNQNHLQRRKWLQEEMLSKNELIQQAEQQARVALESAQSRLERLRNKIIQATFSTSGAKSFATEISDNDILEALQRIISERADYYNQLKQKGVRVPPLQQTEALSSLNKSKKTTSK; from the exons ATGTTGCCGGTCGGCAGAGCCAGCCCTCCCGAGAAGCAGAGCACGGTGCCCAACCTGATGGAGAAGGGCCTGATGCTGCTCCAGTGCATGGCCAGCCGGGACAACCTGGTCCCGGAGTGGAAGCTCCGCCGGAGACAGCAGTCCCTCAGCAAGTCGGCTCAGGCCATCAGCCGCTTCTACAGGAAGAAG GGCGAGTACAAGCAAGCCCCCAGCCCCGAGGACACCAGCTTCACGGCCAAACTGAATGAGCTGAGAAAGGCGTTCCTCGAGCGCCCTGGCTGCCCTCAGTTCAGCACCAAGGCCACGTCCATGTCTCATTACG GCTCAGCCACCTCGGCCCAGGTGGCTGAGGAGTTGTGCACGGGCTCTGATTCCTGGAAGGTGACCCAGGACCCGTCCTGCAGCCAGTGGGCCTCGGACACGAAGGTGGACG GGTACCTCCTTCCCTTTAGTAAGAGTGCCTGTGAGTTCAACTACTTGCGGAAGAGGAGCGAATCCCAGACCATGAGCCCGGTGCCCAGCAGCCCTGTCCTGGCGCGGAGTTACCCAAAGAGGCGGCTACCCTGGTACATCTCGGTCATCCACGAGAAG GATCACTGCCTGCTGTCGCTGGGGGAGGAGGTGAAGCGCCTGTCCGAGCTGGAGCTGCGGCTgcggaagaaagaggaggaggtcCTGGCcctccaggaggagagggaggcctTGAAGAGGCAGCTGAAGTGCCTCCTGAAAAGCGAGGGCCAGGAGACATTTGTGTGCCGGCGCGTGAGG GACCCTGTGCCAAAGCCCGCTGGGAGGCTGAGCATCCTGAAGACCTTCTTCAGAGATGAGGAGTTGCTGCAGCGCTGGAGGCAG tgtCAGGCGGAGTCTGCCCTGATCTGCCGAGGCAAGGACCTGGACAACATTGGCGGCCAAGAGGAAGAGGCTGCAGGCGCGGAGGCAGAGGCAGCGGAGGACGAGGAAGGGAAGGGCCCAGCAGGCAGGAAGGGGGCTGCACCCAAGGAGGGGGGTGAGGAGcaggagcagctggaggaggaggaggaggtggtggaggaggaggaggaggaggaggaggaggaggaggaggagctggagctggagctggaggagaaggaggaggaggaggaccagtGCAGGCGGAGCTCCCGCTCCCTGGAGGAGGCTTTTGAGCAGGAGCTGATAGCCCAGCTGGAGGGGTACGAGCAGGTGATCCAGGAGTTCCAGGCAGACCTGGAGATCACCAGGACCAGATACTCGCTCGCAACAG GGGCCATCGCATCTTTACAACGCCAAGTGGATTTCCAGGAAGCCCGGCTGCAGACGCTGAGCACGGAGAATGAGAGCCTGCGGAAGGAGCTCCGGGAGCGGAAGGAACAGCTACAGGCCATGTCCAACAAG TTCTCCAACCTCAGGGAAGACAAGAAGCTCAAAGAGATGACGGGCATCATCGAGAAGCACAACCTTCTTCTCCGCCAG CAAGTGTCGGAGCTGCAGAGCCAACTGGACAAGCAGGAGCGCGCCATCGCGGAGTACGACGCCAAGGTCAGCCAGCTGCAGGCGCAGGTGAGCCAGAACCAGAACCACCTGCAGAGACGGAAGTGGCTGCAGGAGGAGATGCTGAGCAAGAACGAACTGATCCAGCAGGCCGAGCAGCAGGCGCGCGTGGCCCTGGAGAGCGCCCAGTCCCGG CTTGAGAGACTGAGAAACAAGATCATCCAGGCCACCTTCAGCACCTCCGGGGCCAAGTCTTTTGCTACTGAGATCTCTGACAATGACATTCTAGAAGCTTTGCAG AGGATCATCTCTGAGAGAGCCGACTACTACAATCAGCTCAAACAGAAAGGCGTCAGAGTGCCTCCCCTGCAGCAGACAGAGGCCCTGTCCTCCCTGAACAAGTCCAAGAAGACCACCTCCAAGTAG
- the CCDC27 gene encoding coiled-coil domain-containing protein 27 isoform X3, translating into MLPVGRASPPEKQSTVPNLMEKGLMLLQCMASRDNLVPEWKLRRRQQSLSKSAQAISRFYRKKQGEYKQAPSPEDTSFTAKLNELRKAFLERPGCPQFSTKATSMSHYGSATSAQVAEELCTGSDSWKVTQDPSCSQWASDTKVDGYLLPFSKSACEFNYLRKRSESQTMSPVPSSPVLARSYPKRRLPWYISVIHEKDHCLLSLGEEVKRLSELELRLRKKEEEVLALQEEREALKRQLKCLLKSEGQETFVCRRVRDPVPKPAGRLSILKTFFRDEELLQRWRQCQAESALICRGKDLDNIGGQEEEAAGAEAEAAEDEEGKGPAGRKGAAPKEGGAIASLQRQVDFQEARLQTLSTENESLRKELRERKEQLQAMSNKFSNLREDKKLKEMTGIIEKHNLLLRQQVSELQSQLDKQERAIAEYDAKVSQLQAQPPCCRPAEAQTEAQGRRAGRKSAKSRPDPESKNQKRESPVPGGFCRDTSPSSACCGGRDCPTPAGASLPLERLRNKIIQATFSTSGAKSFATEISDNDILEALQRIISERADYYNQLKQKGVRVPPLQQTEALSSLNKSKKTTSK; encoded by the exons ATGTTGCCGGTCGGCAGAGCCAGCCCTCCCGAGAAGCAGAGCACGGTGCCCAACCTGATGGAGAAGGGCCTGATGCTGCTCCAGTGCATGGCCAGCCGGGACAACCTGGTCCCGGAGTGGAAGCTCCGCCGGAGACAGCAGTCCCTCAGCAAGTCGGCTCAGGCCATCAGCCGCTTCTACAGGAAGAAG CAGGGCGAGTACAAGCAAGCCCCCAGCCCCGAGGACACCAGCTTCACGGCCAAACTGAATGAGCTGAGAAAGGCGTTCCTCGAGCGCCCTGGCTGCCCTCAGTTCAGCACCAAGGCCACGTCCATGTCTCATTACG GCTCAGCCACCTCGGCCCAGGTGGCTGAGGAGTTGTGCACGGGCTCTGATTCCTGGAAGGTGACCCAGGACCCGTCCTGCAGCCAGTGGGCCTCGGACACGAAGGTGGACG GGTACCTCCTTCCCTTTAGTAAGAGTGCCTGTGAGTTCAACTACTTGCGGAAGAGGAGCGAATCCCAGACCATGAGCCCGGTGCCCAGCAGCCCTGTCCTGGCGCGGAGTTACCCAAAGAGGCGGCTACCCTGGTACATCTCGGTCATCCACGAGAAG GATCACTGCCTGCTGTCGCTGGGGGAGGAGGTGAAGCGCCTGTCCGAGCTGGAGCTGCGGCTgcggaagaaagaggaggaggtcCTGGCcctccaggaggagagggaggcctTGAAGAGGCAGCTGAAGTGCCTCCTGAAAAGCGAGGGCCAGGAGACATTTGTGTGCCGGCGCGTGAGG GACCCTGTGCCAAAGCCCGCTGGGAGGCTGAGCATCCTGAAGACCTTCTTCAGAGATGAGGAGTTGCTGCAGCGCTGGAGGCAG tgtCAGGCGGAGTCTGCCCTGATCTGCCGAGGCAAGGACCTGGACAACATTGGCGGCCAAGAGGAAGAGGCTGCAGGCGCGGAGGCAGAGGCAGCGGAGGACGAGGAAGGGAAGGGCCCAGCAGGCAGGAAGGGGGCTGCACCCAAGGAGGGGG GGGCCATCGCATCTTTACAACGCCAAGTGGATTTCCAGGAAGCCCGGCTGCAGACGCTGAGCACGGAGAATGAGAGCCTGCGGAAGGAGCTCCGGGAGCGGAAGGAACAGCTACAGGCCATGTCCAACAAG TTCTCCAACCTCAGGGAAGACAAGAAGCTCAAAGAGATGACGGGCATCATCGAGAAGCACAACCTTCTTCTCCGCCAG CAAGTGTCGGAGCTGCAGAGCCAACTGGACAAGCAGGAGCGCGCCATCGCGGAGTACGACGCCAAGGTCAGCCAGCTGCAGGCGCAG CCCCCATGCTGCAGGCCAGCAGAAGCACAGACAGAGGCGCAGGGCCGTCGGGCCGGAAGGAAATCAGCCAAGAGCCGACCCGATCCAGAATCcaaaaaccagaaaagagaaagtCCTGTGCCCGGAGGTTTTTGCAGGGACACCTCCCCCTCCAGTGCCTGCTGTGGCGGGCGTGATTGCCCCACTCCCGCAGGGGCCAGCCTCCCG CTTGAGAGACTGAGAAACAAGATCATCCAGGCCACCTTCAGCACCTCCGGGGCCAAGTCTTTTGCTACTGAGATCTCTGACAATGACATTCTAGAAGCTTTGCAG AGGATCATCTCTGAGAGAGCCGACTACTACAATCAGCTCAAACAGAAAGGCGTCAGAGTGCCTCCCCTGCAGCAGACAGAGGCCCTGTCCTCCCTGAACAAGTCCAAGAAGACCACCTCCAAGTAG
- the CCDC27 gene encoding coiled-coil domain-containing protein 27 isoform X1, with amino-acid sequence MLPVGRASPPEKQSTVPNLMEKGLMLLQCMASRDNLVPEWKLRRRQQSLSKSAQAISRFYRKKQGEYKQAPSPEDTSFTAKLNELRKAFLERPGCPQFSTKATSMSHYGSATSAQVAEELCTGSDSWKVTQDPSCSQWASDTKVDGYLLPFSKSACEFNYLRKRSESQTMSPVPSSPVLARSYPKRRLPWYISVIHEKDHCLLSLGEEVKRLSELELRLRKKEEEVLALQEEREALKRQLKCLLKSEGQETFVCRRVRDPVPKPAGRLSILKTFFRDEELLQRWRQCQAESALICRGKDLDNIGGQEEEAAGAEAEAAEDEEGKGPAGRKGAAPKEGGEEQEQLEEEEEVVEEEEEEEEEEEEELELELEEKEEEEDQCRRSSRSLEEAFEQELIAQLEGYEQVIQEFQADLEITRTRYSLATGAIASLQRQVDFQEARLQTLSTENESLRKELRERKEQLQAMSNKFSNLREDKKLKEMTGIIEKHNLLLRQQVSELQSQLDKQERAIAEYDAKVSQLQAQVSQNQNHLQRRKWLQEEMLSKNELIQQAEQQARVALESAQSRLERLRNKIIQATFSTSGAKSFATEISDNDILEALQRIISERADYYNQLKQKGVRVPPLQQTEALSSLNKSKKTTSK; translated from the exons ATGTTGCCGGTCGGCAGAGCCAGCCCTCCCGAGAAGCAGAGCACGGTGCCCAACCTGATGGAGAAGGGCCTGATGCTGCTCCAGTGCATGGCCAGCCGGGACAACCTGGTCCCGGAGTGGAAGCTCCGCCGGAGACAGCAGTCCCTCAGCAAGTCGGCTCAGGCCATCAGCCGCTTCTACAGGAAGAAG CAGGGCGAGTACAAGCAAGCCCCCAGCCCCGAGGACACCAGCTTCACGGCCAAACTGAATGAGCTGAGAAAGGCGTTCCTCGAGCGCCCTGGCTGCCCTCAGTTCAGCACCAAGGCCACGTCCATGTCTCATTACG GCTCAGCCACCTCGGCCCAGGTGGCTGAGGAGTTGTGCACGGGCTCTGATTCCTGGAAGGTGACCCAGGACCCGTCCTGCAGCCAGTGGGCCTCGGACACGAAGGTGGACG GGTACCTCCTTCCCTTTAGTAAGAGTGCCTGTGAGTTCAACTACTTGCGGAAGAGGAGCGAATCCCAGACCATGAGCCCGGTGCCCAGCAGCCCTGTCCTGGCGCGGAGTTACCCAAAGAGGCGGCTACCCTGGTACATCTCGGTCATCCACGAGAAG GATCACTGCCTGCTGTCGCTGGGGGAGGAGGTGAAGCGCCTGTCCGAGCTGGAGCTGCGGCTgcggaagaaagaggaggaggtcCTGGCcctccaggaggagagggaggcctTGAAGAGGCAGCTGAAGTGCCTCCTGAAAAGCGAGGGCCAGGAGACATTTGTGTGCCGGCGCGTGAGG GACCCTGTGCCAAAGCCCGCTGGGAGGCTGAGCATCCTGAAGACCTTCTTCAGAGATGAGGAGTTGCTGCAGCGCTGGAGGCAG tgtCAGGCGGAGTCTGCCCTGATCTGCCGAGGCAAGGACCTGGACAACATTGGCGGCCAAGAGGAAGAGGCTGCAGGCGCGGAGGCAGAGGCAGCGGAGGACGAGGAAGGGAAGGGCCCAGCAGGCAGGAAGGGGGCTGCACCCAAGGAGGGGGGTGAGGAGcaggagcagctggaggaggaggaggaggtggtggaggaggaggaggaggaggaggaggaggaggaggaggagctggagctggagctggaggagaaggaggaggaggaggaccagtGCAGGCGGAGCTCCCGCTCCCTGGAGGAGGCTTTTGAGCAGGAGCTGATAGCCCAGCTGGAGGGGTACGAGCAGGTGATCCAGGAGTTCCAGGCAGACCTGGAGATCACCAGGACCAGATACTCGCTCGCAACAG GGGCCATCGCATCTTTACAACGCCAAGTGGATTTCCAGGAAGCCCGGCTGCAGACGCTGAGCACGGAGAATGAGAGCCTGCGGAAGGAGCTCCGGGAGCGGAAGGAACAGCTACAGGCCATGTCCAACAAG TTCTCCAACCTCAGGGAAGACAAGAAGCTCAAAGAGATGACGGGCATCATCGAGAAGCACAACCTTCTTCTCCGCCAG CAAGTGTCGGAGCTGCAGAGCCAACTGGACAAGCAGGAGCGCGCCATCGCGGAGTACGACGCCAAGGTCAGCCAGCTGCAGGCGCAGGTGAGCCAGAACCAGAACCACCTGCAGAGACGGAAGTGGCTGCAGGAGGAGATGCTGAGCAAGAACGAACTGATCCAGCAGGCCGAGCAGCAGGCGCGCGTGGCCCTGGAGAGCGCCCAGTCCCGG CTTGAGAGACTGAGAAACAAGATCATCCAGGCCACCTTCAGCACCTCCGGGGCCAAGTCTTTTGCTACTGAGATCTCTGACAATGACATTCTAGAAGCTTTGCAG AGGATCATCTCTGAGAGAGCCGACTACTACAATCAGCTCAAACAGAAAGGCGTCAGAGTGCCTCCCCTGCAGCAGACAGAGGCCCTGTCCTCCCTGAACAAGTCCAAGAAGACCACCTCCAAGTAG
- the CCDC27 gene encoding coiled-coil domain-containing protein 27 isoform X5 → MLPVGRASPPEKQSTVPNLMEKGLMLLQCMASRDNLVPEWKLRRRQQSLSKSAQAISRFYRKKQGEYKQAPSPEDTSFTAKLNELRKAFLERPGCPQFSTKATSMSHYGSATSAQVAEELCTGSDSWKVTQDPSCSQWASDTKVDGYLLPFSKSACEFNYLRKRSESQTMSPVPSSPVLARSYPKRRLPWYISVIHEKDHCLLSLGEEVKRLSELELRLRKKEEEVLALQEEREALKRQLKCLLKSEGQETFVCRRVRDPVPKPAGRLSILKTFFRDEELLQRWRQCQAESALICRGKDLDNIGGQEEEAAGAEAEAAEDEEGKGPAGRKGAAPKEGGAIASLQRQVDFQEARLQTLSTENESLRKELRERKEQLQAMSNKFSNLREDKKLKEMTGIIEKHNLLLRQQVSELQSQLDKQERAIAEYDAKVSQLQAQQAEQQARVALESAQSRLERLRNKIIQATFSTSGAKSFATEISDNDILEALQRIISERADYYNQLKQKGVRVPPLQQTEALSSLNKSKKTTSK, encoded by the exons ATGTTGCCGGTCGGCAGAGCCAGCCCTCCCGAGAAGCAGAGCACGGTGCCCAACCTGATGGAGAAGGGCCTGATGCTGCTCCAGTGCATGGCCAGCCGGGACAACCTGGTCCCGGAGTGGAAGCTCCGCCGGAGACAGCAGTCCCTCAGCAAGTCGGCTCAGGCCATCAGCCGCTTCTACAGGAAGAAG CAGGGCGAGTACAAGCAAGCCCCCAGCCCCGAGGACACCAGCTTCACGGCCAAACTGAATGAGCTGAGAAAGGCGTTCCTCGAGCGCCCTGGCTGCCCTCAGTTCAGCACCAAGGCCACGTCCATGTCTCATTACG GCTCAGCCACCTCGGCCCAGGTGGCTGAGGAGTTGTGCACGGGCTCTGATTCCTGGAAGGTGACCCAGGACCCGTCCTGCAGCCAGTGGGCCTCGGACACGAAGGTGGACG GGTACCTCCTTCCCTTTAGTAAGAGTGCCTGTGAGTTCAACTACTTGCGGAAGAGGAGCGAATCCCAGACCATGAGCCCGGTGCCCAGCAGCCCTGTCCTGGCGCGGAGTTACCCAAAGAGGCGGCTACCCTGGTACATCTCGGTCATCCACGAGAAG GATCACTGCCTGCTGTCGCTGGGGGAGGAGGTGAAGCGCCTGTCCGAGCTGGAGCTGCGGCTgcggaagaaagaggaggaggtcCTGGCcctccaggaggagagggaggcctTGAAGAGGCAGCTGAAGTGCCTCCTGAAAAGCGAGGGCCAGGAGACATTTGTGTGCCGGCGCGTGAGG GACCCTGTGCCAAAGCCCGCTGGGAGGCTGAGCATCCTGAAGACCTTCTTCAGAGATGAGGAGTTGCTGCAGCGCTGGAGGCAG tgtCAGGCGGAGTCTGCCCTGATCTGCCGAGGCAAGGACCTGGACAACATTGGCGGCCAAGAGGAAGAGGCTGCAGGCGCGGAGGCAGAGGCAGCGGAGGACGAGGAAGGGAAGGGCCCAGCAGGCAGGAAGGGGGCTGCACCCAAGGAGGGGG GGGCCATCGCATCTTTACAACGCCAAGTGGATTTCCAGGAAGCCCGGCTGCAGACGCTGAGCACGGAGAATGAGAGCCTGCGGAAGGAGCTCCGGGAGCGGAAGGAACAGCTACAGGCCATGTCCAACAAG TTCTCCAACCTCAGGGAAGACAAGAAGCTCAAAGAGATGACGGGCATCATCGAGAAGCACAACCTTCTTCTCCGCCAG CAAGTGTCGGAGCTGCAGAGCCAACTGGACAAGCAGGAGCGCGCCATCGCGGAGTACGACGCCAAGGTCAGCCAGCTGCAGGCGCAG CAGGCCGAGCAGCAGGCGCGCGTGGCCCTGGAGAGCGCCCAGTCCCGG CTTGAGAGACTGAGAAACAAGATCATCCAGGCCACCTTCAGCACCTCCGGGGCCAAGTCTTTTGCTACTGAGATCTCTGACAATGACATTCTAGAAGCTTTGCAG AGGATCATCTCTGAGAGAGCCGACTACTACAATCAGCTCAAACAGAAAGGCGTCAGAGTGCCTCCCCTGCAGCAGACAGAGGCCCTGTCCTCCCTGAACAAGTCCAAGAAGACCACCTCCAAGTAG
- the SMIM1 gene encoding small integral membrane protein 1: protein MQPQESGIQYSRWDDRSQDEVHVAAGSSAEAPWSWERISQKLCSGKLGIAMKVLGGVAVFWVIFILGYLTGYYVHKCK, encoded by the exons ATGCAGCCCCAGGAGAGCGGCATCCAGTACAGCAGGTGGGATGACCGCAGCCAGGACGAGGTCCACGTGGCGGCCGGGTCCAGCGCAGAGGCGCCCTGGAGCTGGGAGCG GATCTCCCAGAAGCTGTGCTCGGGCAAGCTGGGCATCGCCATGAAGGTGCTGGGCGGAGTGGCCGTCTTCTGGGTCATCTTCATCCTCGGCTATCTCACCGGTTACTACGTGCACAAGTGCAAATGA